In Streptococcus mitis, the DNA window GCAAGTACTCGCCAAGCAATTATGGTGATGTCAAGGTTGAAACCCAGTGGGAGAATTGGTGATAGGCCATGCAGACTTTACCCACCAGTCCATCACTATGGCCACCCATCTAAATCCTAGCAGTCTTCAGTTATCCGATCTCTATGGCGGTAGAGGGCATGTCAAGGATCTTTCAGGCTGGGAAGGAGACACGACTAAAAATGCTACGGATAAGAAACCAAGTATTGGCGAGGATGACTACAAGGCAGACCTAGACTCGGTCAACCTTATCAGCCGTATGCAGAAGGGGCAATCCTATGACCAAGCCATAACTTCTTATTACTCTGACCTTCAAAAGGATTCGACTCTGAGAAAAAGAGAATTCTTGAACAATAAGGATTGGAAACACGTCAAAGGTATGATTTATGCAGGAGTAGTGCCTCCGAATATACTGAAGAAAGGCGAGGCATCTATTAAAGAGTATATTGAGGAAAAATACCCCGAAGTATCGACATTTTTAAATCGTTTGGAATCAGTGGCAGATTAGGAGGAAAAGTTAATGAAGAAAACACTCAGTATATTGGCTATAGTCATAATTATCATATCATCCTGTTTTTACTTTTTTAGTAGACAACCTAAAAACATTTTTGATGAAATCTACCAAGAAACTGAGAAAACTTATCGGACAAATAATATTTTAAGAAAAATAGATGGCTTTGAAATTAGTCCAGGTTGGCCAAGTGATGGAGAGTATTTTAAATATAGCCCTTTAGGGAAGTATAAGACTCTTCCAGAAGGCTATCTTGAACTGAGAGTTGGATTTAATTTTGAGAAAGCGTATAGTAAAATGTTTGTTTCAGTTGAGAGAAAAATAGCTGATGGAACGAAGATATGGATGATCAGCAAATATAATCCAAACACTAAAACAATCACAAAGTCAATTCAGATAGTATTATCAGGAAATGAGGATAGTTATATTGAAGATGAGGCCCAAGTGAAATCCTACCTAGAGAAGTACGGTATCACTGCCAAGGATTTGGATTCCTACTACGACGAAATCGTCAACCAGAAAGTCTTGAAAGATTGGTGTTCGATTTATGACAGTAAGTACTCGCCAAGCAACTATGGTGAGGTGAAAGTCGAAACCCAGTGGGAGAATTGGTGATAACATGAAAAAAATTTTAGGTCTAATAGCCTTAATTGCACTAATTGTATTATCCTGTTTTTACTTTTTTCCTAAACAACCTAAAAACATTTTTGATGAGATCTATCAGGAGACGGAGAAAACATATCGAGTGAATAATGTTTTAAGGCATATAGAAGGTTTTGAAATTAGTCCAGGTTGGCCTAATGATGGAGAATATTTTGCATACACCCCTTCAGGGAAGTATCAAACTCATCCTGAAGGTTATAAAGACATAAGTATTAGCTTTAATTTTGGAGAAGGTATTAAAGGAATGACGATACGTTTTGAAAAAAGGATTAATTCGGATATTACCCTATGGTATTCAGCACACTATAATATAAAAAAGAAAATCCTTAAAAAAGAGCTTGCCATCATTGAAGAACCAAGGAAACCGGGTCAATATCTTAATGATGAAGAAAAAGTAAGAGAATATTTAAGAAAAAATAATATTTCCAAAGAAGAATTAGAGAAGGATTACGACGAAATCGTCAACCAGAAAGTCTTGAAAGATTGGTGTTCGATTTATGACAGCAAGTATTCACCAAGCAACTATGGTGATGTCAAGGTTGAAACCCAGTGGGAGAATTGGTGATAACATGAAGAAAATTCTCGGTTTAGTAGCCTTATTCGTACTAATTATATTATCCTGTTTTTACTTTTTTCCTAAACAACCTAAAAACATTTTTGATGAAATCTACCAGGAGACAGAGAAGACATATCGTACAAATAATATTTTAAGGCATATAGATGGGTTTAAAATCAGTCCAGGTTGGCCAAGTGATGATCCAAATATATCCTATACTCCTTTTGGAAAGTATGAAACTCTTCCCAAAGGCTATAGTGATATAACCATTAACTTTAATTTTGGTTCAGGTATTAAAGGGATGTCAATTCGTTTTGAAAGAAAGACTAATTCGAATATTACCCTATGGTATTCGGCACACTATAATATGCAAAAGAAAATACTCAAAAGGAAACTTGCGATTTTTGAAGAGCCAAGGAAACCAGGTCAATTTATTGATGATGAAGAAAAAGTAAGAGAATATTTAAGAAAAAATAATATTTCCAAAGAAGATTTAGACAAAGACTATGATGAAATCGTCAACCAGAAAGTCTTGAAAGATTGGTGCACCATTTATGACAGCAAGTACTCGCCAAGCAATTATGGCGATGTCAAGATTGAAACTCAGTGGGAGAATTGGTGATAGCATGAAGAAAATACTAGGTGTTTTAACAATAATTGTATTACTTGTATCAGTTTGTTTTTACTTTTTTCCTAAACAACCTAAAAATATTTTTGATGAAATATACCAGGAGACGGAGAAAACCTATCGGTCAAATAATATTTTAAGAAATATAGATGGCTTTGACATTAAACCAGTTTGGCCAAGAGATGGAGAATTTTTAAGGTATACACCTTCAGGAAATTATAAAAATATTCCGGAAAGTTATCTTGAACTAAGAATTGGATTTAGTTTTTATTCTGAAGATGAAATTGGTTCGATATCATTTGAAAAACATATAGGGTCCAACGTGAATATAAAAATGTGGACTGTATATTCTCATAAAGAACGTAGTTTAAAAAAATTTGTAAAAATAGTTTTGAAGAAGGCAGATACAAAAAATTATATCGAAGACGAAGCTCAGGTGAAATCCTACCTAGAGCAGTACGGTATCACTGCCAAGGATTTGGATTCTTACTACGACGAAATCGTCAATCAGAAAGTCCTGAAAGATTGGTGCTCGATTTATGACAGTAAGTACTCACCAAGCAACTATGGCGAGGTGAAAGTCGAAACCCAGTGGGAGAATTGGTGACAATATGAAGAAAATATTCAGTTTATTAGCTTTAATCTTACTAGTTGTATTATTTTGTTTTTACTTTTTTCCAAAACAACCTAAAAACATTTTTGATGAGATTTACCAAGAAACTGAGAAAACCTATCGGTCAAATAATGTTTTAAGGCATATAGATGGGTTTAAAATCAGACCGGATTGGCCAAGTGATGACCCCAATATTTTGTATACTCCGTTCGGATTATACAACAAAGAGAAAACACCGTCAGATTATTCTGAGATAGAAATTAGATTTAATTTTGAGTATACATCTCAATTAAGCTCGATTTCATTTGAGAGACAAGTAGGGCCTAACACGAAAGTTAGGATATGGAATAAATATACTTATAAAGATCGTACTTTAAAAAAATTTGTGAGAATAGTTTTAAAGAAATCAGATACGGAAACTTATATCGAAGACGAAGCTCAGGTGAAATCCTATCTAGAGCAGTACGGTATCACTACCAAGGATTTGAATTTTTACTACGACGAAATCGTCAACCAGAAAGTCTTGAAAGATTGGTGCTCGATTTATGACAGCAAGTACTCGCCAAGTAATTATGGCGATGTTAAGATTGAAACCCAGTGGGAGAATTGGTGATAAGGTGACAACATGAAGAAAGTCCTAGGGCTAGTAGCCTTATTCGTGATAATCATATCATCCTGTTTCTACTTTTTTACTAGACAACCTAAAAACATTTTTGATGAAATCTACCAAGAAACGGAGAAGACCTATCGCACAAATAATATTTTAAGAAACATAGATGGGTTTAAAATTAGTCCAGGTTGGCCAAGTGATGGAGAGTATTCTAAATATTATCCGTTTGGAACTTATAATAAAGACCATACCCCAGAAGAGTATTTTGAAGTAGAAATTAGTTTTAATTTTGCTACAAAAACACAGTTAAGTTCAATCTCATTTGAAAAGCGAATCGGGCCAAACGTTAGAGTTCGCTTATGGAATAAATATATTCGTAAGGATCGTGTTTTGAAAAAATTTGTCAAAATAGGTTTGAAGAAAGCAGATACGGAAACTTATATTGAAGACGAAGCTCAGGTAAAATCCTACCTAGAGCAGTACGGTATCACTGCCAAGGATTTGGATTCTTACTACGACGAAATCGTCAATCAAAAAGTCTTAAAAGACTGGTGTTCGATTTATGACAGCAAGTACTCGCCAAGCAACTATGGCGAGGTGAAGGTTGAAACCCAGTGGGAGAATTGGTGACAATATGAAGAAAATCCTCGGTTTAGTAGCGTTAGTCTTACTAGTTGTATTATTTTGTTTTTACTTTTTTCCTAAACAACCTAAAAACATTTTTGATGAAATTTACCAAGAAACGGAGAAAACATATCGGTCAAATAATATTTTAAGGCATATAGATGGGTTTAAAATCAGACCAGATTGGCCAAGTGACGACCCTAATATTTCGTATACTCCTTTTGGAAAGTATGAAACTCTAACCAAAGGCTATAGTGATATAACCATTAACTTTAATTTTGGAGAAGGGATAAAGGGAGTGTCGATTCGTTTTGAAAGAAAGACTAATTCGAATATTACCCTATGGTATTCAGCACACTATAATCTGCAAAAGAAAGTGCTCAAAAAGAAACTTGCGATTTTTGAAGAGCCAAGGAAACCAGGCCAATTTATTGATGATGAAGAAAAAGTAAGAGAATATTTAAGAAAAAATAATATTTCCAAAGAAGAATTAGAGAAGGACTATGACGAAATCGTCAACCAGAAAGTCTTGAAAGATTGGTGCTCGATTTATGACAGCAAGTATTCATCAAGCAACTATGGTGAGGTCAAGATTGAAACCCAGTGGGAGAATTGGTGACAATATGAAGAAAATTTTAGGTCTAGTAGCGTTATTTGTACTAATTGTAGTATCTTGTTTTTACTTTTTTATCAATCAACCTAAAAATATTTTTGATGAGATTTATCAGGAGACGGAGAAAACCTATCGATCAAATAATATTTTAAGAAATATAGATGGCTTTGAAATCAGACCGGATTGGCCAAGTGATGGAGAGTATTCTAAATATTATCCATTTGGAACTTATAATAAAGACCATACCCCAGAAGAGTATTTTGAAATCGAAATAGGTTTTAATTTTGATACAAAAACACAATTAAGTTCAATCTCATTTGAAAAACGAATTGGGCCAAATGTTAGAGTTAGAATATGGGATAACTATACTCGTAAGGATCGTGTTTTAAAAAAATTTGTGAATATAGGTTTAAAGAAAGCAGATACGGAAACTTATATTGAAGACGAAGCTCAGGTGAAATCCTACCTAGAACAGTACGGTATCACTGCTAAGGACTTGGATTCTTACTACGACGAAATCGTCAACCAGAAAGTTCTGAAAGATTGGTTCTCGATTTATGACAGTAAGTACTCACCAAGCAACTATGGCGAGGTGAAAGTCGAAACCCAGTGGGAGAATTGGTGACATAAAGATTCTCACTAATTATATAAACAGGTGGCTCTCTATTTTCAGAGGGCTTTTTATGGTGTCACTTTACCTCGATATACTCAAGTATAATCTTCGGTTACGATTATTAGTACTGTAAGACCAACTATATTTATTTTTCTCATCTTGTTCCATTGTTGAAAATATGGTATACTTTTCATGAGAATTTTCTAAATTTTTAAGATTCTATCAAAGGAGGTTTGCATGCTTTCCAAATTTTCTGGAAG includes these proteins:
- a CDS encoding TipC family immunity protein, with amino-acid sequence MKKILGLIALIALIVLSCFYFFPKQPKNIFDEIYQETEKTYRVNNVLRHIEGFEISPGWPNDGEYFAYTPSGKYQTHPEGYKDISISFNFGEGIKGMTIRFEKRINSDITLWYSAHYNIKKKILKKELAIIEEPRKPGQYLNDEEKVREYLRKNNISKEELEKDYDEIVNQKVLKDWCSIYDSKYSPSNYGDVKVETQWENW
- a CDS encoding TipC family immunity protein, translated to MKKVLGLVALFVIIISSCFYFFTRQPKNIFDEIYQETEKTYRTNNILRNIDGFKISPGWPSDGEYSKYYPFGTYNKDHTPEEYFEVEISFNFATKTQLSSISFEKRIGPNVRVRLWNKYIRKDRVLKKFVKIGLKKADTETYIEDEAQVKSYLEQYGITAKDLDSYYDEIVNQKVLKDWCSIYDSKYSPSNYGEVKVETQWENW
- a CDS encoding TipC family immunity protein, encoding MKKILGVLTIIVLLVSVCFYFFPKQPKNIFDEIYQETEKTYRSNNILRNIDGFDIKPVWPRDGEFLRYTPSGNYKNIPESYLELRIGFSFYSEDEIGSISFEKHIGSNVNIKMWTVYSHKERSLKKFVKIVLKKADTKNYIEDEAQVKSYLEQYGITAKDLDSYYDEIVNQKVLKDWCSIYDSKYSPSNYGEVKVETQWENW
- a CDS encoding TipC family immunity protein — encoded protein: MKKILGLVALFVLIVVSCFYFFINQPKNIFDEIYQETEKTYRSNNILRNIDGFEIRPDWPSDGEYSKYYPFGTYNKDHTPEEYFEIEIGFNFDTKTQLSSISFEKRIGPNVRVRIWDNYTRKDRVLKKFVNIGLKKADTETYIEDEAQVKSYLEQYGITAKDLDSYYDEIVNQKVLKDWFSIYDSKYSPSNYGEVKVETQWENW
- a CDS encoding TipC family immunity protein: MKKILGLVALFVLIILSCFYFFPKQPKNIFDEIYQETEKTYRTNNILRHIDGFKISPGWPSDDPNISYTPFGKYETLPKGYSDITINFNFGSGIKGMSIRFERKTNSNITLWYSAHYNMQKKILKRKLAIFEEPRKPGQFIDDEEKVREYLRKNNISKEDLDKDYDEIVNQKVLKDWCTIYDSKYSPSNYGDVKIETQWENW
- a CDS encoding TipC family immunity protein; this encodes MKKILGLVALVLLVVLFCFYFFPKQPKNIFDEIYQETEKTYRSNNILRHIDGFKIRPDWPSDDPNISYTPFGKYETLTKGYSDITINFNFGEGIKGVSIRFERKTNSNITLWYSAHYNLQKKVLKKKLAIFEEPRKPGQFIDDEEKVREYLRKNNISKEELEKDYDEIVNQKVLKDWCSIYDSKYSSSNYGEVKIETQWENW
- a CDS encoding TipC family immunity protein, which encodes MKKIFSLLALILLVVLFCFYFFPKQPKNIFDEIYQETEKTYRSNNVLRHIDGFKIRPDWPSDDPNILYTPFGLYNKEKTPSDYSEIEIRFNFEYTSQLSSISFERQVGPNTKVRIWNKYTYKDRTLKKFVRIVLKKSDTETYIEDEAQVKSYLEQYGITTKDLNFYYDEIVNQKVLKDWCSIYDSKYSPSNYGDVKIETQWENW
- a CDS encoding TipC family immunity protein, whose protein sequence is MKKTLSILAIVIIIISSCFYFFSRQPKNIFDEIYQETEKTYRTNNILRKIDGFEISPGWPSDGEYFKYSPLGKYKTLPEGYLELRVGFNFEKAYSKMFVSVERKIADGTKIWMISKYNPNTKTITKSIQIVLSGNEDSYIEDEAQVKSYLEKYGITAKDLDSYYDEIVNQKVLKDWCSIYDSKYSPSNYGEVKVETQWENW